The following is a genomic window from Xiphophorus couchianus chromosome 5, X_couchianus-1.0, whole genome shotgun sequence.
AAAATTCATCAGATTTGTTGTAAACATTCACTTaatgcaaacatgaaaaaagtttaaataaataaacttctatGACAATATTATAAGAGAATAAATGTCTTTGGTCCCTCTCAGACTAGCCATTAGCTTAGCCTCTGAAACCAACTAACATGGATttatactaaataaaaacacaaaagaattGTGCACTGCAGGTAAGATATTAACTGTTTATAACCAGTAATTATTTAAACAGAGCACCGatcaaaatatattgaagtgtgaaattcaaaaacatataGAGTTGCTAACCTTAACGTTATTCTTTGTGTCCAATCCTTGGATAAAACCAGAGAGACTGCTGAAAAAACGATGGGCTGTCGTTCCCTAAAGGATGGATGAGGCAGAAAGGAaaggagagagacagagagtcgtctttagcaaatatgtaatatgtttgcttaaattttaatatttactatAACTCTATAATCATAAACCAAAGTTATCTAGGGTCCATGCAGATTTTGTGTTACCCTCAGTAACAAAGACCAAAATAGAAATTTCCTTTAGTAAAACCAAACTGGTTCTGTATAATAAGAATTATATCATTATTCTAATCTAATTCTTACCTGTTCAAGTTGGAAGAGTTGCCTGAGTTGCACAATAGCTTCATCAATATCACCTGTGTGGGACAAAACATGGGAACCTCGGGCGCCCAGAGAGAATCCACCGTATCTGTTATGGAGAGCACACATTTTTACATCACTGCAGCTCACAGCAGAGAAGCACTCAGGCTCTTTTTTTAAGATGCATAATGTCTTAGAATGTACCTGAACTCATTGACCCAGATCTTGTTATTCAAGCTGTAAAAGGAGAAACCATATAATGAAAGGCTAGAACTTATAAGTAAGAAATATGGCTTCAGAGGAAAGGATGGTAAGAGTCTTTACCTCTTGCCGATGATCTGAGCGTAGGTTTTGACCAGGTAGTCCGACACGTTTCTACCAGTCAAATTCTGCAGTGTGTCTTTGTCACTGATCATCATCTGGATACAAAGACAAACCATGATACTTCATTACTGTGTGCCAAGTTGAGTTTATGTGTGTACCACTTTATTGCCATAACTGAGtctgtttcagatttttgttggtCCTACTGACCTGTGGCGGTGGAAGTCCACCGGCCCCAGCGGGACACTCGGGCAGCATCCTCTTACGGCCTTCACAGCTGCACTCACACAGTGGAGACGGGTTTTCCATAGTCCAGTTGCCTTTGTCAAATATATCACTGACACTTTGAGGAACCTGAGGGAGCATCCAATCATCCTTCACCTCCACACAGGGAGTGTCCCTGGAGGACGCAGAGagaacattttagttttcagcTCAACTTTTCTATTTCTAATTACTacatcattttgatttttgttttactgaagtTAACGTTTTCTGGATAAATAATCTCCATGAATAAAGTTACTATTTTCTACTTACGGTATGGGCTCTCCTTCCATGCATCGAGTTCCAAATCCTGGTTTGTCCATCAAAGCTCCCAGCAGTTTGTTGTTGTGGGGTTCTTCGGGTATGTCGTTACTGCAAAGGCACagacaaaacactttaaatcagtggttcccaaagattttcttctgcccccacctatggattacaataaaatcccccccaaaaaagaaaagaaaaatcaactgagcacacacatcgttcaaccagacataaacctatacacatattttgttttcaaactccactgaagtttatttcacactttagGTTGCAGCAAAACTACAAACCAtgtttacagtgaaacactttgtgtaactgtttttttaaatgattttttattcattcataccGCTTCCGGCACCctccctgcaatggcactgtgACCCCCTTAGGGGGcacgccccacactttgggaaccactgctttaaATAATGGCATTTCTTACACTTAATATACAAGAAATTATATAAACTTTTTTGTGAGTTGTGTATTAACtcacaataaaatctttaaaaaaaagcagttaTTTCCTTCATCACCTAGGTCTTTTAGCAGCACTTGTTTAAATAATAATCCTTACTGCCCTTATGCAATCTTTTACATCTACAGTATGTACACCTCTTAATGAAAAAACACTATTCACTCATTTatactgtttcttttttgttctcaGAAACGAAAGCGTAAACACCGCTGTGACAAAATGCTATCTAGAATTACGCAAAGAAGGTTTACATTTTTCCTAAAGATTGCCAGATATTAGGACAGAGGTTAATAACATGGGAATGACGCCCCACCTGATGAAGCTAAACTGCTCTCCATACATGCTGGGATGCAGAGCCAGACTCGGGTATTTCCCGAACGGAGGAACAATGAGGCTGAAGACCAGTGCAATGCACACAAACACTGCTGGCAGAACAATCTGAAAAACACGAACCAGAAGAATGCATTTAAACTTCAGTGCAATAAAATGGGCGTGGTTCTATTATGgtgtaaaataatgaatttacTAAGTTGTGTTAATGATAAGAGCATCACAACTTTACATCGAGTTCTTGGATGTAACATTAACCACAGCACACCTGAGCGAAAAAGCCTTTCCTAGAGCGGCGAGCGTAGAGGAACCGTTTCCACAGGAGCGCAACAAACTGCTGTCTCTTCAGACTCCAGCCTTTGACCTGATATGAACCTTTGCCATCTGTTCCACCGAGCCAGTCAGTCTCACGAGATTCTGCACAGAAAAGACACATTGTCAGCAAACGTACAAACAAGATAAATGTGTTCTCTGGTTTTGCAACAGCAATGAAACTTGTAGTTTTTGCTAAAAGCATGCAACTGTTCCAGTTTTGTAACAGCAGCACATGAGCCTCAGGTTGGCTAAGTTTCTGTgcaatgtttctgatttttgcatatttttcaaatgcaCAATGCCCCTCAGTATTAAAACTAAAAGATTCGTCATTGCGCTGCGTGGCGGGCAATTAAATTCTACCTGGGTCACCTTCAGAGTCATTGAAGTCAAAATCATCCTCGGTGAAAGGCTTCAGGCAGCTCTGGTGGTCTCCAAAAGCATGTCGCCGTCGGGTTCTGGTTGGTACGACTCCATCTACAAAAACACCAAAGTACACTTGTTTATCTTTACTCAACAATTTTCTCAGTGcttgtatttgatttttatttttgttttcatttgcatttgccgtatttaaaacattgtaaatcTCACCTGAAAGCTCAACAGAATCAACACCGCTATCTTCTGCCACTTTCAGGAAAATCTGCCGCATCAAAAGAAACAAGGTCAATTTAAGGGTTCCCTTGAGATTCAAAGAATCTTAGCTAAAAATGGATTAAAAGGCTATGTTAAATAAGCAGCCCCTACCTCTTCCAAGGTGGTGTCAGAAATTCCGTAACTTGAAATTCCTAAGTCAGTAAGTCGATCATCAAGCTCATGGAAAAGCTCAACAAAGGCGCCGTCTTTAGCCGACTGGTATGGCAAGACGTAGGTGATCTCATGCCCGAGATCTTCCACCAGACGAGCCTCTGAGACGTGTTTGAAAATCACACTGGAGATGAGGGAGATGTCTAATGGGAAagatgagcagaaaaaaaagacagaaaggtgGGTGAATATCATTTTTGAACTCTTTATCTAGAAACATTAAGCTTCCAGTTCTTACCAATAGTGGTAGTCTCACTTTCAGGTTCGCTGCCAAGACCAGCATCTGAACTGCTCTCTGATACGCTGTCCTCCTGAAAAAAGTGGGGGTAAAAAAACcttaataaattcatctttatgttttttttttaatgcagactattaagcataaaaatgtcttttcgGTTACCTTCTCTGTCTTTTTCATGTAGGAGACGGTGCTGGCAGAATTCCTGCAGGACTGTAGAGACAGGTCGTAGTCTCTCTTGACCAGCGTCAGGTAGTAGCCGGTTCCGAGGTGAGTCTTCAGGAAGAGAGAGGAGCCCACGCAGCACAGCTTGCCATGGGAAATGATAGCAATACGGTCGCCCAGGATGTCAGCCTCATCCATGTGGTGGGTGGAAAGGATGATGGTGCGGGCTAgaaagtgaataaaaacgtaAGGTCATTCACTACAACGCTGCCATACTAAAGCCCTTTGGCCAACTTTTACATATAtgacacaaaaataacatttgtttcatttaccTTGTCTGTATTTAAGGAGCAGATCCCAGATTCCCCTGCGTGCGTACGGATCAACACCAGCAGTAGGCTCGTCCAGAATGACAACCTTAGAACCTCCGACAAACGCCAGCGCTACAGACAACTTCCTCTGCATTCCACCTGCACAAAAAGATAAAGTCAGAAACATGCACTCCAAATTTAATCAagtatgtaaaacaaacaatttaagtGCTGAAAATAATTAAGAGAAACCTGAAACTAGAAACCGACCTGACAGCGTGCTGGTGCGAGACTTTCGCTTGTGTGGCAGTCCGACATCGTTGACGATCTGTTCCATTTCAGCCTTCACTTTCTCTTCAGGCAGGCCCTTCAGGCGAGCGTAGAACCAGATGTGCTCCTCGACGGTCAACCTGATTCACGGCAAACCAACAAATAGCACAAATGCTTGAAATACGAGAAAGGGGGCCCAAGTGTGCTAAAGTGTTTTCCAGTTAAAGTGCATACATACATGCTGAAAAGCACATTGTGCTGGGGGCAGACCCCCAGGTTCTGTCGGATGGTGCTGAGCTCGGAGCGGATGTCCTTGCCGAGGATGTAGGCGGTGCCAGAGGTGGGTGGGAACAGTCCAGTCAGGATTGACCTATCACAAACAGAACGTGGTCACCACTTAAGGTTTTGAAATgagttgtttacattttctctaGTTGGTAACTAGAGTAAGTTCACTGACCATATGAACTTACATGGTTGTAGTCTTGCCAGCTCCGTTGTGGCCGAGGAAGGAGGTGATCTGGCCTTCATAGAATTTAAGGGTCAATCCGTCCACAGCCAGCTTGTTTCCATGGCTGTAGATCTTCACCAGGTTTTCAATGTAAACACCCGGGTCGATGTGGCTTGGGTCCTCCTCGAAGCACACAGCTGTAGATGTGATGAAATCAAGAACATCATATTAGCAATAAGCAAGGGCTTCTCTTGCAGTTTGGTATTACTTAGGATTGTATTTGCTGTACCGTCAGCGTTGCTCTTCTTTGACAGAGGAGTATTAATGTTTTGATTCTCCTTCTCTCCGCACCAATATGTTCTTGTGAAAGGGAAATACCAAGGCCTGGGGATCCCGTACTGACCTGTAAcataattatgtgtttttaaaatgacttataTTGCACAGATTACAtcagatttttaagaaaaagctaatttttttgtgtcttaCCAGGAAAAACGGCTTCAATGTACCAAGTCATTATTCCGTACAGCACTGCATCGAACAGCATGAGGCATATAGAGGTGGTCAGGTTGTAGCTGTCCTCCTCCAGGGGGCTTGCTAGAAGGTTAGACCACTGGATTCCCACACCTTGTTCCTCAAACAGGGCAAAGTACTCACAGCCGAAGCCAAAAGCCACAGGGGACAGAAGACTCTGAGAGAGAAACACAATATCCACAGTTTACATAGCAGGAATTCTTGGGATCCCTGTGTATCACGCTAGGTGTAAGATATGGATGTGAATCTGAGGTTGAAGTTTTTGGCACTAAACACACCaaataaatttctctttatTCATTGTTTGTTTGAAGATAAAACAAGGAATGAATATGTGGAAAAACACCTCATGCCCAGTGTTAAATATGGTCTGAGAtgctgtgtgtttctctctAAAATTTCCCTTTATCATCATGAGCcgtgattttgttaaaaattactGAGAGACACTGTGCTACAtctgtaaaatatgaatttacCTTGAGGCTTTTTACATATCCTTACCAGTGGTATCAATGAAAATGCAGGGCACTGCATTTATTCAGGTGTAATAAAATCTATCTCACTCACCACTACAAGTTTTGCTCCAAATCCCACGTAATCTTGCCAAGCAACACACAGAACGTAGGGCAGGTAGAGGGTGAAGTATATTATTCCTCCGCAGGCCGCCGCCAGGTTGGCACGTGAAAACAGAGTGCTGATCAGAAAACACTGCATGATGGTTACAACACCGAAGGATCCCAGGAAAAGAAACACAACGCCTGAGTCGCTGTACGGCAATAGGTTTCCCATCTGAGAGAAGAGTGGAAAAAAGATTATAATAATGATAATCTCACGTTTTCTACTATTTTAAATGATAGAAATGATGCATGTGCTAGTCTTCAACAACACACACCTTCAGCAACATCACCAGTAAGCCGGCGCTGATCAGCAGTGGGATTAAACTGCTGATGAACCAGCTCAGCCACAGGGTGCCGTTGTTTAGTCCCATGATCCTCATGGTCTCCTTCAGTCGCGCCTCCTTCTCATACACCACGCCTTTGATGATGATGGCCACAGAGTACATCCAAGCCAAAGTCATGAAGAGAGGCATCGACCGGCTCATAACTCGCAggaatctgaaataaaaaaggagcGAAATGGTTAACGTACAATCCTACCAGATCTTTGTAcaggaaaagttttgtttttataatgcaATCACTTACATATCATCAACATAGCAAGGGTAGGGCATCTGCTGGATGTAAATGCCCGTCTTCTCCTCAGTACCAGTGATGGCTCGGATGATTCCTTGCTCAATGACATCCTGCAGGTAAGAAAATCCGCCCCAGACGTACCGCAGGTCCTCAAAGGGGTCCGCTCTGGGACCAGGATCCCAGTATCTGcaaagtaacaaaaaagaaaatgtaaaaactgtcaAGCAAACAACCCAAGATAAAATCGTCTTTCCCGTCGCCACTCACCCGTCTTTGATCTTGTTCGTCCTCTCCACATTATCGATGTCCATGCGGATTTTGTAGTTGATGTTGGGAGGCAGGTCGGTGCTATTGGGAGCGATGTTGGGAAACACGATTCCCGCCCAGAACTTCTGGTTATCCAGAAGACCCATGGACTTGTTGACCAAGCGTTCCTCATTGGGGACTGACTCCAGTTTGTCCAAGTTCACACACTAAAAGAAGAGGAAGTTAGAAAAAGAGCCAGAGAAATCAGGCAAGTAGGGAAaggatttaatgagaaaatgttgCCACAGTGATTCagaatttttattgttatattgTTGTACCAATAAAACTATAAGAGGTTCAATTAACTGTTAGGTGATTGACTTTTATTACCATTTAACCTATTTTATTGAGTTATCCTTGTTATCTTGTtaatgaaaaacagtttatgAACTTTTTACAGTTCACTAAGTTCAAACTGAATAACCACAGAATTTTTTACCCGATGTGTTCAGCCCTCCCACAGATCAACCTTTCACTTGTTTATCTAACATGAGCTGAATTTTACCTCATTCCTTCATCCCAACTTTGATAAACATTAAAGATTCAGAAAAGCAAATTCCAATCAAATACAGCGTAGAAACCACTGAAGGGTGAACTTTTATGGTTATTTGGAGCTGTAACATTGATTTTACTGCAACAAACAACTGTGCATATAGATTATAGGATCTCCTTAAAGAAAGTCAGTCGGTCACTGGGTTGTTTGGAGTGAAACATTAGTCAGAGAGGTTGTAAAAGTTGTGAAATGGATACGTAACtgattatatttgtttttaatctatagTGTTAGAAGGAAATGGAAGACTTACAATAACTTATAATATACGTGATCAAATATGACATGAGAAGCCTATCACTTTAAGAACAGACGGCATAATAGAAATCAGATCATTATGAAGGTGGAAGCGGATATTTAAAGAACTTTACTGAGAACAAAACAAGTACAGAGAATCAGCGCTGACTAACAGAGGGAGGATTTATGGCTGaccttgttttatttaagtgaTACAGATCACATGGCTTTGAGTTAGTTTGATGAAGCATGTGAagcaaaagaacatttaatttcaagGTTTTTATTAATAGCTGTGCTGGTATTTGAGGTCAAGCACACAAACTCATTggaaatattaataacaatttTACAGGGAGATgacctaaaaaaataatcagcattTAACGCCCTTTCTCCCAGTCgttgtttttcttattggtTTTATCCAAAGACAGAAAAcgattttataaaacaaatcaagagCCATGAATCTCAGATTAACTGACAGGATCTTAAACtaacagtaatattttttttgccatttaaaccctagaggtaaaaaaaaagattacgtaaaaatgtaatgtaatgttctagatttcttttgttttgttgccttgcaatggaaaaataaaataaaaattaaaacagccaCAGCATTTGTAACTCACTAACCTCCATAAACTGTGAAATAGTCTTTATGGCACGATCGGTTTCATTGAACGCGTCCCTCCATGTGTAAGCTGATCCCGAAGGTCTGCGGTCCTCTGAGGCTTTTGTGAGGAAGTCCGCCACGTCGGACACACTCCACTCGGTCTCACTGAGCTGAGCGTCCAGGAAAACAGCGCTGGTGTTGCTTTGGAGCAAggactggaagaaaaacagaatgattGAAAGATGATTTATGTCAAGCAGCAgtgtaaaaaaggaaaacttatGAATAGCTACTGTATCCTTTAGCCTTTTGGTTTCAGAGTGCAtttgttttgtgctgtttttgacCTGCATTTTCTACCAATTGCAAGTGAATGCCATGTTGTTctcataaatataataaaaagtatttttcacaagttctttttttttttttaattgagaaaACATCTTTGTTTGACTGTTAAATAAAGTGCCCCAGGGGTATGGGCTTCTACAGTAAATACAttatggacaaaaacaaaataatagaaGTTTGTTATCATTAATTCCTAGAAAAATGTACAAGGTAATTTACAAGCATACACCACTAGGTGGAGGTGGTGTTTAAGCAGTTTATTAAGGAAAGAAGGTGGTGAAAATTGGGTTAAAGTTCCCATCAATAAAACAACCACATTATGAGCTCTATGCCCACTAAAAGCTGCTCATCTAAACTGAGGAAGTAGTGCAATAGCTTTGTGTGGTTGACTCTCTGATATTAATGTGTTCAGAGAATTTAGGGTTTGATTTTGTACTTGGAACATGTCTTTTTTTAggattggttttattttttattactgtctATCTTTCTTTGCTGCCCTAGAACTTGAAAGTgacccaaaaagaaaacaaactctcTGTGCGGGTCACTcagaataaataattacaaacatGAAGGAACACTGGGAACACAGCCATATTTTGTCTACAGAAATGATGTCAGTGTACATACTCACCCTGACTAAGTCCATCTCTTCGCTGTTCTCCATGAAGCTCCAAAATTTAGGTTTCATTTCTTCCCACATGCCGCCCAGATCTCTCAGCACCCCCAGCTCCTGGAAGGTCTTGTTAACCTGCAAAATTCAAGCTTTTAGGTTAACTCACTAGAGGCATTCTGATAATGGGCTTTTCTGTGAGGAATCTGTTGTACCTCGTGAATGATCCTCTGTGTTGCTGGAGTGTCTGGGGTATACAGGATCTTCCCCATTAGAAGAGGTTTGAGGGCTCTCCAAATCATCCTGGAAATGGGGCTGGACTCCAGGTTCTTCATTAGGTTGTTACAGTAAggagctaaaagaaaaacacaaactgcagtttGAGTATTGAACAGATAAAAATTGGGAGCAAACAactcttttatatttaaaaaaaaatataaggaTGCTTACTTGAAGAGTTGTCATAGGTGGACATGGGCTCACTGTCACTGTCGTTGCCGTGGTGTCCAAACAGAGCCTTGTAATTGTTGTCTTCATACCAGTTGAGGGATTTGATCTTCAGGCCGCCTCCCTCTGGATGTCCGCAAACAATACGCGACACTGCCTGGTACATCTGCTTCGGAGATCCTGTTGAGTTTGCAGTCAGATACAGGATCTCCTTTCTCATGTCTTTCCAGCTCTTCATGCTGGCAAGCTGTCGAGAGAGAGACACAAACATTAAGCTCAGGGAGAGAGTAAAGCTAATTCCAAATATTAAACCAGATGGATTCACTTAGTAGCTATTTTTCACTTGTGATTATAAGTTGGTCATTTTCAGCACAATTGGAACTTATTTTTGACCGACCGATTGGAAATTCAAAGATCAGATATTTTTCTGATCAGTTTTTGCACCCCATAGAGTTATATGGACAACTGATAGAAAACccaaagtttgcttttttcaatatctgtgaattatttttaattaaatagtccaagttatttaaaattagaGCAGGATGTCAGCAGATAATCAGAAGGCTGAATTGGGATGCTGTTTAATCCTTTGGAGCTTTAAATCTATTTAGGAAAATtggaacatttcaaatgttggCAGCAGTTTAGAGATCTGAATAAAGGTAACTGTCTAAATCCAATATCCACCGACTGCTGTTTTAGTAAAGTTAGCACTGCATGATGCCCCTGCTAAAGACGCTAAAGATCATCTAAAACATCAACTTTGTAATTATTCTTAGTGTAAATTATTAGAAAAGTGCTATTTAACAGCAAGTGTGGTCTTACATTTACAGTGTGAAGTGGACTCTGCaccacataaaaataattaattatccCTTAAAGCAGGACggttaaaaaagtattttaagagcttttttccccatgtttttaaaaataacatttttgtggcAGATTGGCTAAAATCTAACACAAAATTCAGATTCCtacttttttacaaaaagaaagataCATGGCCACAGGCAGTTGGTTTTGTTGTTCAGTTGCACTTTGCTTTTTTACAgatatttggggaaaaatagATGATTTTAGTCTAAATTTATGCCCAAAATTAGTCCCTCTTGGGCATAAAAATagactgttgctgtttttttctgtgctaaatttttcacaccttttttcacaccttcaggaaACCTCAAAAGTCTCAGTTTCTCCTGTACTGAGTTGGTAGACAAGATGCGAGACATAAAAAACCCACATCTGGCAGGTTATCGTTTGCCACAGCTCGATTTAAAACAGTCGTCATGTGCACAGTGAGTGTACATTCGATACATGTAGAGAAGTGCTGCTCTGAGGGGTGGAGACACTTAACACTTGACCGTCTGCCCGACTAAGATAAATTTAACTGCTGTTCCCAGTCCTCCAAGCATGCGTGTGTGAGAGAGGGTCTGCGCTGCTTTTAAGGGAAGAGCTTAGATAACGCGTAATGCGAGTCAGCACAGTGTCTTTCATCAGAAACAGCCATCATGCCGAGTGTTTATGCCAGAGCAGCAACATTGTTGCTCTGCAGCAAATCAACAACTCACAAACTGATACATGCAGGCCAACGCAGTGGCAGAAGTATGCCTGTTAAAAACTGGAAAGAATCCTGATGTTTGGAACAAAACAGCACACAGCCCTCCTCTTTGTTCAGGGATTTCTTGATAATGCGTGAAAAGAACTTCTGTTTGAATTGCAACCTTTGTCTGGAATTGGCATAAACTCTGTAGCTGTGTTTGTTTCCAACAGAAAGCAATTTgagtttttgtcacattttggttttcttcagtGTGAAAAATGGGAAGCGGTGTTTTATACCGTCAGCACTCAGCAGTCATATGCGTTCTGACATCACCGGGTTCGCCGCACGGCAAGGTTACCATAGGTCAAGTGACAAGTCAGCACAGGTTTAACTGTGTTTCCTAGCGGTTCAACTAGACATGCAATCAGGGATTCAACTCGTGACAAGAAAGGAATGAAAGAAGGATGAATAACAGGGAGACCTCACCCATTTAGCAAGTATTGATGGAGGAATGGAGGGGTAAAAACTATACCCGATATGAAAGAAATAGAGAGTGaaagaggaaagagagaaagaaaagaaagacagaggaaggagaaaaagtgaagacaaaaaagaaaatggaaagagaggcagagagaggaaagagagaaagaaagtggCTGTGTTAGAAACAGGAGGTGAAAACAGAGGGAGGTTTGAGAACAAAGAGAGGTTACTCTCGGTCATTTCTTCTAACAGGCAAACCTCTGCTGGCTCCGCAAGTAGAGCGCTATTATCCTGACATTTATTCACAACTCCTCACTGCAGACAAAGAAACACATGCAAGAACAGGCACATATGGGCAAGATGATATGCAAACATCCACCGTATCCTGGTTGTTGCATAACAGAAAACAGTGTTGTTTATGTATTCATATATTTATGGGTCTATTTTTGCCCATAGCTCGTAAAACAGATATTCAAAACTTGAGAAAGTGAGAGCAAGTCTCACTTTCACTGTTTAAACCTGGTTCACCTTGCAGCTGAGTCTGCAGCTACATCAGGGTAACATTGTTTCCTGCAGTTTCATCTGAAATAGTGCATGGCAtgagtgtgcgtgtgtgtgtacaaaTGCCGCATGCTATTTTACACTCGCTGCTCAtgaggttttctgtttgttgtgacAGATGCTTACATTTGTCGTTCCACTTAAGGGTGCCAACATCCTCTTCGCCACAACCTCTCTCAAACAAACAAAGTGCAACCTTCTGAGTGACGCATCTCTGTATCACCATGTGCATGTAG
Proteins encoded in this region:
- the LOC114143839 gene encoding ATP-binding cassette sub-family A member 1-like isoform X2; translated protein: MAVSTQLGLLLWKNFTYRRRQTIQLLIEIIWPLFIFFILISVRMYYPPYEQHECHFPNKAMPSAGTLPWVQGIICNANNPCFRNPTPGETPGIVGNFNDSIISRLFNDAKKILMYTQNDKSYEGYRGMLGALRKLQKNPARFKLKDFLRDDETLSHFLHHNASLSHHTLKQILEADVNLEKVLTKGFGFHLRDLCNVTPLEEFVHIADRNVSHLTQEIICKSSSNWLNKAQNHFLSNLDFLKPIRKDVSSDPKAVQDVSAATNNLLESLGTLGVELASMKSWKDMRKEILYLTANSTGSPKQMYQAVSRIVCGHPEGGGLKIKSLNWYEDNNYKALFGHHGNDSDSEPMSTYDNSSTPYCNNLMKNLESSPISRMIWRALKPLLMGKILYTPDTPATQRIIHEVNKTFQELGVLRDLGGMWEEMKPKFWSFMENSEEMDLVRSLLQSNTSAVFLDAQLSETEWSVSDVADFLTKASEDRRPSGSAYTWRDAFNETDRAIKTISQFMECVNLDKLESVPNEERLVNKSMGLLDNQKFWAGIVFPNIAPNSTDLPPNINYKIRMDIDNVERTNKIKDGYWDPGPRADPFEDLRYVWGGFSYLQDVIEQGIIRAITGTEEKTGIYIQQMPYPCYVDDIFLRVMSRSMPLFMTLAWMYSVAIIIKGVVYEKEARLKETMRIMGLNNGTLWLSWFISSLIPLLISAGLLVMLLKMGNLLPYSDSGVVFLFLGSFGVVTIMQCFLISTLFSRANLAAACGGIIYFTLYLPYVLCVAWQDYVGFGAKLVVSLLSPVAFGFGCEYFALFEEQGVGIQWSNLLASPLEEDSYNLTTSICLMLFDAVLYGIMTWYIEAVFPGQYGIPRPWYFPFTRTYWCGEKENQNINTPLSKKSNADAVCFEEDPSHIDPGVYIENLVKIYSHGNKLAVDGLTLKFYEGQITSFLGHNGAGKTTTMSILTGLFPPTSGTAYILGKDIRSELSTIRQNLGVCPQHNVLFSMLTVEEHIWFYARLKGLPEEKVKAEMEQIVNDVGLPHKRKSRTSTLSGGMQRKLSVALAFVGGSKVVILDEPTAGVDPYARRGIWDLLLKYRQARTIILSTHHMDEADILGDRIAIISHGKLCCVGSSLFLKTHLGTGYYLTLVKRDYDLSLQSCRNSASTVSYMKKTEKEDSVSESSSDAGLGSEPESETTTIDISLISSVIFKHVSEARLVEDLGHEITYVLPYQSAKDGAFVELFHELDDRLTDLGISSYGISDTTLEEIFLKVAEDSGVDSVELSDGVVPTRTRRRHAFGDHQSCLKPFTEDDFDFNDSEESRETDWLGGTDGKGSYQVKGWSLKRQQFVALLWKRFLYARRSRKGFFAQIVLPAVFVCIALVFSLIVPPFGKYPSLALHPSMYGEQFSFISNDIPEEPHNNKLLGALMDKPGFGTRCMEGEPIPDTPCVEVKDDWMLPQVPQSVSDIFDKGNWTMENPSPLCECSCEGRKRMLPECPAGAGGLPPPQMMISDKDTLQNLTGRNVSDYLVKTYAQIIGKSLNNKIWVNEFRYGGFSLGARGSHVLSHTGDIDEAIVQLRQLFQLEQGTTAHRFFSSLSGFIQGLDTKNNVKIWFNNKGWHSIGSFLNVMNNAILRSSLKPGQDPTKFGITAYNHPLNLTKEQLSQVALMTTSVDVLVSICVIFAMSFVPASFVVFLIQERVTKAKHMQFISGVQPLLYWLANFIWDMCNYIVPAALVIIIFVCFQQEAYVSSTNLPVLALLLLLYGWSITPLMYPASFFFKIPSTAYVVLTSVNILIGINGSVSTFVLELFGSNEIGGINDILKNVFLIFPHFCLGRGLIDMVKNQAMADALERFGENRFRSPLAWDMVGKNLFAMAIEGVIFFCITVLIQYRFCFKARSSTGHLKPIGEEDEDVARERQRILSGGGQLDILELRQLTKIYKRKQKPAVDRLCVGIPPGECFGLLGVNGAGKTSTFKMLTGDSDVTSGEAYLAGKSVNTEINEVHQNMGYCPQFDAINDLLTGREHLEFYAILRGVPEKEVCEVAEWGIRKLGLIKYVDKAAGSYSGGNMRKLSTAIALIGGPPVVFLDEPTTGMDPKARRALWNAILSIIKEGRSVVLTSHSMEECEALCTRMAIMVNGRFRCLGSVQHLKNRFGDGYTIILRVAGPDPDLRLVMEFIERELPGSTLKEKHRNMLQYQLPSSLTSLARIFSLLSKNKEALSIEDYSVSQTTLDQVFVNFAKDQSDEDHLKDIHLSKRDAVVVDLSQLNSFLTDSKTRESCV